One stretch of Eupeodes corollae chromosome 2, idEupCoro1.1, whole genome shotgun sequence DNA includes these proteins:
- the LOC129946011 gene encoding mitochondrial fission process protein 1, producing the protein MSDNNQMNKQDVDIYRDTYLRFLGYSNELGEAFRPIWPKHLVNLSYAVAVAYVLADTVDKAKMVHEKQGSSNRDVAIKAGDVLIWQMFASVIIPGYTINRLTNGTRFMVKRFKVPNARYIPTAIGLASIPFIITPIDKLIDYLMDETYRKYLK; encoded by the exons ATGTCGGACAATAATCAGATGAATAAACAAGACGTTGATATATATCGAGATACTTATTTACGTTTTTTag gaTATAGCAATGAATTAGGAGAAGCGTTTCGTCCGATTTGGCCCAAACATCTTGTCAATTTATCATACGCCGTAGCAGTGGCATACGTTTTGGCAGATACTGTTGATAAAGCCAAAATGGTACACGAAAAACAAGGTTCGTCCAATAGAGATGTTGCTATCAAAGCAGGAGATGTCCTAATATGGCAAATGTTTGCCTCTGTTATCATTCCTGGCTACACTATAAATAG aTTAACTAATGGTACACGGTTTATGGTAAAACGTTTCAAAGTACCCAATGCCAGATACATTCCTACTGCAATTGGTCTTGCATCAATTCCATTTATAATAACACCCATCGACAAGCTGATAGATTATTTAATGGATGAAACCTATCGGAAATATCTTAAGTGA